The Vidua macroura isolate BioBank_ID:100142 chromosome 9, ASM2450914v1, whole genome shotgun sequence genome has a window encoding:
- the SELP gene encoding P-selectin isoform X2, translated as MAAAWRPPAPPRYGPGAAAADRTDGTASTAPRAARAAVPRGGHCSRPRALPNGLGARREKAGFQVLQSTGKPSRDNGVTAAEAAEEGRLRQEPGSPGSCALALRSQGTAEGLRSAGRTWTLGAPGTYLGIAAIAWGMVLWVEVGAWTYHYSDQGDYTWEQARNFCQTFFTDLVAIQNQQEIEYLNKTLPYHGRYYWIGIRKLGGIWTWVGTRKALSKEAENWAAGEPNNRRSNQDCVEIYIQRPQQSGRWNDERCDRKKKALCYQASCQPLPCSQRGECVETIGSYRCECYPGFHGPECTDVVQCAKLEPKGVPMNCSHPYGDFSYNSTCEFGCHEGFERRGAGVLRCLPSQEWSANIPTCTAITCPVLRAPDQGEMNCSHLHGDFTFGSTCAFSCQKGFVLMGPESRECTATGTWTGDAPHCEAIACPVLGAPDQGEMHCSHLRGNFTYGSMCAFSCQTGFALVGLQSRECTALGTWTGDTPHCEAITCPVLRAPDQGEMNCSHLHGDFAFGSTCAFSCQKGFVLMGPESRECTATGTWTGDAPRCEATACPVLGAPYQGELNCSHLHGDFAFGSTCAFSCQKGFVLMGPESRECTATGTWTGDAPHCEAVTCPVLRAPDQGEMNCSHLHGDFTFGSTCAFSCQKGFVLMGPESRECTATGTWTGDATRCEAISCPVPSAPDQGEMHCSHLHGNFTYGSMCAFSCQTGFALVGLQSRECTALGTWTGDTPHCEAVTCPVLRAPDQGEMNCSHLHGDFAFGSTCAFSCQTGFVLMGSDSRKCTATETWTGDAPRCEAIKCSALTTPKMGQAACFHLHGDFTFGSTCSFSCQVGFVLMGPESRECTALGTWTGNSTHCKAISCPVLSPPSRGQLSCSHVHGNFTYNSTCTFSCEEGFVRMGAEMLRCEATGNWTRDPPVCAEDGAFLKQVLAYSSGSALAVAGLVLSGGLIALLAKRLSDREEKRKLLKPTSDLGAPGTFTNAAYDANL; from the exons ATGGCCGCGGCATGGCGGCCCCCGGCACCCCCACGGTACGGTCCCGGCGCCGCGGCGGCAGACCGGACAGACGGCACGGCCAGCACAGCTCCGCGCGCTGCCCGCGCCGCTGTCCCTCGGGGAGGACACTgctcccggccccgcgcccTGCCGAACGGCCTCGGTGCCCGCAGGGAAAAAGCGGGCTTCCAGGTCTTGCAGAGCACCGGGAAGCCTTCGCGTGACAACGGTGTGACAGCcgcagaggcagcagaggagggcCGGCTGCGGCAGGAGCCGggcagcccagggagctgcgCCCTTGCCCTGAGAAGCCAG ggcactgctgagggacTGCGATCTGCTGGGAGGACATGGACTCTGGGCGCACCTGGCACCTACCTGGGCATCGCTGCCATCGCATGGG GCATGGTGCTGTGGGTGGAGGTGGGTGCCTGGACCTACCACTACAGTGACCAAGGGGACTACACGTGGGAGCAGGCCAGGAATTTTTGCCAGACCTTCTTTACTGACCTGGTGGCAATCCAGAACCAGCAGGAGATCGAGTACCTCAACAAGACCCTGCCCTACCACGGGCGCTACTACTGGATTGGCATCCGCAAGCTGGGCGGTATCTGGACGTGGGTGGGCACCCGGAAGGCGCTGTCCAAGGAGGCAGAGAACTGGGCAGCGGGGGAGCCCAACAACCGCCGCTCCAACCAGGACTGCGTGGAGATCTACATCCAGCGGCCGCAGCAGTCCGGCAGGTGGAACGACGAGCGCTGCGACCGGAAGAAAAAGGCGCTGTGCTACCAGG cctcctgccagcccctcccCTGCAGCCAGCGTGGTGAGTGCGTCGAGACCATTGGGAGCTACCGCTGCGAGTGCTATCCCGGCTTCCACGGCCCTGAGTGCACGGATG TTGTGCAGTGTGCCAAGCTGGAGCCCAAGGGAGTGCCCATGAACTGCAGCCATCCCTATGGGGACTTCAGCTACAACTCCACCTGTGAGTTCGGGTGCCACGAGGGGTTTGAGCGGCGAGGGGCGGGCGTGCTGCGGTGCCTGCCTTCCCAGGAGTGGTCAGCAAACATCCCCACCTGCACAG CCATCACCTGCCCGGTGCTCAGAGCACCAGACCAGGGAGAGATGAACTGCTCCCACCTCCATGGGGATTTCACCTTTGGCTCCACGTGTGCCTTCTCCTGCCAGAAGGGGTTTGTGCTGATGGGGCCGGAGAGCCGTGAGTGCACAGCCACGGGAACCTGGACAGGGGACGCCCCACACTGTGAAG CCATTGCCTGTCCAGTGCTCGGTGCTCCAGACCAGGGAGAGATGCACTGCTCCCACCTCCGTGGCAACTTCACCTATGGATCCATGTGTGCCTTCTCCTGCCAGACAGGCTTTGCCTTGGTGGGGCTGCAGAGCCGTGAGTGCACAGCCTTGGGGACCTGGACTGGGGACACACCACACTGTGAAG CCATCACCTGCCCAGTGCTCAGAGCACCAGACCAGGGAGAGATGAACTGCTCCCACCTCCACGGAGACTTCGCCTTTGGCTCCACGTGTGCCTTCTCCTGCCAGAAGGGGTTTGTGCTGATGGGGCCGGAGAGCCGTGAGTGCACAGCCACGGGGACCTGGACAGGGGACGCCCCACGCTGTGAAG CCACTGCCTGTCCAGTGCTCGGTGCTCCATACCAGGGAGAGCTGAACTGCTCCCACCTCCATGGGGACTTCGCCTTTGGCTCCACGTGTGCCTTCTCCTGCCAGAAGGGGTTTGTGCTGATGGGGCCGGAGAGCCGTGAGTGCACAGCCACGGGGACCTGGACAGGAGATGCCCCACACTGTGAAG CCGTTACCTGCCCAGTGCTCAGAGCACCAGACCAGGGAGAGATGAACTGCTCCCACCTCCATGGGGACTTCACCTTTGGCTCCACGTGTGCCTTCTCCTGCCAGAAGGGGTTTGTGCTGATGGGGCCAGAGAGCCGTGAGTGCACAGCCACGGGGACCTGGACAGGGGATGCAACAAGATGTGAAG CCATCAGCTGCCCAGTGCCCAGTGCTCCAGACCAGGGAGAGATGCACTGCTCCCACCTCCATGGCAACTTCACCTATGGATCCATGTGTGCCTTCTCCTGCCAGACAGGATTTGCCTTGGTGGGGCTACAGAGCCGTGAGTGCACAGCCTTGGGGACCTGGACTGGGGACACACCACACTGTGAAG ccgtTACCTGCCCAGTGCTCAGAGCTCCAGACCAGGGAGAGATGAACTGCTCCCACCTCCACGGAGACTTTGCCTTTGGCTCCACGTGTGCCTTCTCCTGCCAGACAGGGTTTGTGCTGATGGGGTCAGACAGTCGCAAGTGCACAGCCACAGAGACGTGGACAGGGGATGCCCCACGCTGTGAAG CCATCAAATGCTCAGCACTGACCACCCCCAAGATGGGCCAGGCTGCCTGCTTCCATCTCCATGGGGACTTCACCTTTGGCTCCACGTGTTCCTTCTCCTGCCAGGTGGGGTTTGTGCTGATGGGGCCAGAGAGCCGTGAGTGCACGGCTCTGGGGACCTGGACTGGGAACTCCACACATTGCAAAG CCATCAGCTGTCCAGTGTTGTCCCCCCCCAGCAGAGGCCAACTCAGCTGCTCTCATGTGCACGGGAACTTCACCTACAACTCCACGTGCACCTTTTCCTGCGAGGAGGGGTTTGTTCGGATGGGAGCAGAGATGCTCCGGTGTGAGGCCACAGGGAACTGGACCAGGGATCCCCCCGTCTGTGCAG AGGATGGTGCCTTCCTAAAGCAAGTCCTGGCTTACAGCAGCGGCTCAGCCCTGGCAGTAGCTGGTCTTGTGCTCTCTGGAGGGCTCATTGCCCTCCTTGCCAAGAGGCTCAGTGACAGAG aggagaagaggaagctCCTGAAACCCACCAG TGACCTGGGAGCGCCGGGCACCTTCACCAATGCAGCATATGATGCCAACCTGTGA
- the SELP gene encoding P-selectin isoform X9 — protein MAAAWRPPAPPRYGPGAAAADRTDGTASTAPRAARAAVPRGGHCSRPRALPNGLGARREKAGFQVLQSTGKPSRDNGVTAAEAAEEGRLRQEPGSPGSCALALRSQGTAEGLRSAGRTWTLGAPGTYLGIAAIAWGMVLWVEVGAWTYHYSDQGDYTWEQARNFCQTFFTDLVAIQNQQEIEYLNKTLPYHGRYYWIGIRKLGGIWTWVGTRKALSKEAENWAAGEPNNRRSNQDCVEIYIQRPQQSGRWNDERCDRKKKALCYQASCQPLPCSQRGECVETIGSYRCECYPGFHGPECTDVVQCAKLEPKGVPMNCSHPYGDFSYNSTCEFGCHEGFERRGAGVLRCLPSQEWSANIPTCTAITCPVLRAPDQGEMNCSHLHGDFTFGSTCAFSCQKGFVLMGPESRECTATGTWTGDAPHCEAITCPVLRAPDQGEMNCSHLHGDFAFGSTCAFSCQKGFVLMGPESRECTATGTWTGDAPRCEATACPVLGAPYQGELNCSHLHGDFAFGSTCAFSCQKGFVLMGPESRECTATGTWTGDAPHCEAVTCPVLRAPDQGEMNCSHLHGDFTFGSTCAFSCQKGFVLMGPESRECTATGTWTGDATRCEAISCPVPSAPDQGEMHCSHLHGNFTYGSMCAFSCQTGFALVGLQSRECTALGTWTGDTPHCEAVTCPVLRAPDQGEMNCSHLHGDFAFGSTCAFSCQTGFVLMGSDSRKCTATETWTGDAPRCEAIKCSALTTPKMGQAACFHLHGDFTFGSTCSFSCQVGFVLMGPESRECTALGTWTGNSTHCKAISCPVLSPPSRGQLSCSHVHGNFTYNSTCTFSCEEGFVRMGAEMLRCEATGNWTRDPPVCAEDGAFLKQVLAYSSGSALAVAGLVLSGGLIALLAKRLSDRVTWERRAPSPMQHMMPTCEVRAGETLAAPCSKLTWVAILLAGVLLGGDTPWD, from the exons ATGGCCGCGGCATGGCGGCCCCCGGCACCCCCACGGTACGGTCCCGGCGCCGCGGCGGCAGACCGGACAGACGGCACGGCCAGCACAGCTCCGCGCGCTGCCCGCGCCGCTGTCCCTCGGGGAGGACACTgctcccggccccgcgcccTGCCGAACGGCCTCGGTGCCCGCAGGGAAAAAGCGGGCTTCCAGGTCTTGCAGAGCACCGGGAAGCCTTCGCGTGACAACGGTGTGACAGCcgcagaggcagcagaggagggcCGGCTGCGGCAGGAGCCGggcagcccagggagctgcgCCCTTGCCCTGAGAAGCCAG ggcactgctgagggacTGCGATCTGCTGGGAGGACATGGACTCTGGGCGCACCTGGCACCTACCTGGGCATCGCTGCCATCGCATGGG GCATGGTGCTGTGGGTGGAGGTGGGTGCCTGGACCTACCACTACAGTGACCAAGGGGACTACACGTGGGAGCAGGCCAGGAATTTTTGCCAGACCTTCTTTACTGACCTGGTGGCAATCCAGAACCAGCAGGAGATCGAGTACCTCAACAAGACCCTGCCCTACCACGGGCGCTACTACTGGATTGGCATCCGCAAGCTGGGCGGTATCTGGACGTGGGTGGGCACCCGGAAGGCGCTGTCCAAGGAGGCAGAGAACTGGGCAGCGGGGGAGCCCAACAACCGCCGCTCCAACCAGGACTGCGTGGAGATCTACATCCAGCGGCCGCAGCAGTCCGGCAGGTGGAACGACGAGCGCTGCGACCGGAAGAAAAAGGCGCTGTGCTACCAGG cctcctgccagcccctcccCTGCAGCCAGCGTGGTGAGTGCGTCGAGACCATTGGGAGCTACCGCTGCGAGTGCTATCCCGGCTTCCACGGCCCTGAGTGCACGGATG TTGTGCAGTGTGCCAAGCTGGAGCCCAAGGGAGTGCCCATGAACTGCAGCCATCCCTATGGGGACTTCAGCTACAACTCCACCTGTGAGTTCGGGTGCCACGAGGGGTTTGAGCGGCGAGGGGCGGGCGTGCTGCGGTGCCTGCCTTCCCAGGAGTGGTCAGCAAACATCCCCACCTGCACAG CCATCACCTGCCCGGTGCTCAGAGCACCAGACCAGGGAGAGATGAACTGCTCCCACCTCCATGGGGATTTCACCTTTGGCTCCACGTGTGCCTTCTCCTGCCAGAAGGGGTTTGTGCTGATGGGGCCGGAGAGCCGTGAGTGCACAGCCACGGGAACCTGGACAGGGGACGCCCCACACTGTGAAG CCATCACCTGCCCAGTGCTCAGAGCACCAGACCAGGGAGAGATGAACTGCTCCCACCTCCACGGAGACTTCGCCTTTGGCTCCACGTGTGCCTTCTCCTGCCAGAAGGGGTTTGTGCTGATGGGGCCGGAGAGCCGTGAGTGCACAGCCACGGGGACCTGGACAGGGGACGCCCCACGCTGTGAAG CCACTGCCTGTCCAGTGCTCGGTGCTCCATACCAGGGAGAGCTGAACTGCTCCCACCTCCATGGGGACTTCGCCTTTGGCTCCACGTGTGCCTTCTCCTGCCAGAAGGGGTTTGTGCTGATGGGGCCGGAGAGCCGTGAGTGCACAGCCACGGGGACCTGGACAGGAGATGCCCCACACTGTGAAG CCGTTACCTGCCCAGTGCTCAGAGCACCAGACCAGGGAGAGATGAACTGCTCCCACCTCCATGGGGACTTCACCTTTGGCTCCACGTGTGCCTTCTCCTGCCAGAAGGGGTTTGTGCTGATGGGGCCAGAGAGCCGTGAGTGCACAGCCACGGGGACCTGGACAGGGGATGCAACAAGATGTGAAG CCATCAGCTGCCCAGTGCCCAGTGCTCCAGACCAGGGAGAGATGCACTGCTCCCACCTCCATGGCAACTTCACCTATGGATCCATGTGTGCCTTCTCCTGCCAGACAGGATTTGCCTTGGTGGGGCTACAGAGCCGTGAGTGCACAGCCTTGGGGACCTGGACTGGGGACACACCACACTGTGAAG ccgtTACCTGCCCAGTGCTCAGAGCTCCAGACCAGGGAGAGATGAACTGCTCCCACCTCCACGGAGACTTTGCCTTTGGCTCCACGTGTGCCTTCTCCTGCCAGACAGGGTTTGTGCTGATGGGGTCAGACAGTCGCAAGTGCACAGCCACAGAGACGTGGACAGGGGATGCCCCACGCTGTGAAG CCATCAAATGCTCAGCACTGACCACCCCCAAGATGGGCCAGGCTGCCTGCTTCCATCTCCATGGGGACTTCACCTTTGGCTCCACGTGTTCCTTCTCCTGCCAGGTGGGGTTTGTGCTGATGGGGCCAGAGAGCCGTGAGTGCACGGCTCTGGGGACCTGGACTGGGAACTCCACACATTGCAAAG CCATCAGCTGTCCAGTGTTGTCCCCCCCCAGCAGAGGCCAACTCAGCTGCTCTCATGTGCACGGGAACTTCACCTACAACTCCACGTGCACCTTTTCCTGCGAGGAGGGGTTTGTTCGGATGGGAGCAGAGATGCTCCGGTGTGAGGCCACAGGGAACTGGACCAGGGATCCCCCCGTCTGTGCAG AGGATGGTGCCTTCCTAAAGCAAGTCCTGGCTTACAGCAGCGGCTCAGCCCTGGCAGTAGCTGGTCTTGTGCTCTCTGGAGGGCTCATTGCCCTCCTTGCCAAGAGGCTCAGTGACAGAG TGACCTGGGAGCGCCGGGCACCTTCACCAATGCAGCATATGATGCCAACCTGTGAGGTGAGGGCGGGCGAGACCCTCGCAGCACCCTGTTCAAAACTCACCTGGGTGGCCATCCTCCTGGCTGGGGTGCTCCTAGGTGGGGACACCCCTTGGGACTGA
- the SELP gene encoding P-selectin isoform X4, whose amino-acid sequence MAAAWRPPAPPRYGPGAAAADRTDGTASTAPRAARAAVPRGGHCSRPRALPNGLGARREKAGFQVLQSTGKPSRDNGVTAAEAAEEGRLRQEPGSPGSCALALRSQGTAEGLRSAGRTWTLGAPGTYLGIAAIAWGMVLWVEVGAWTYHYSDQGDYTWEQARNFCQTFFTDLVAIQNQQEIEYLNKTLPYHGRYYWIGIRKLGGIWTWVGTRKALSKEAENWAAGEPNNRRSNQDCVEIYIQRPQQSGRWNDERCDRKKKALCYQASCQPLPCSQRGECVETIGSYRCECYPGFHGPECTDVVQCAKLEPKGVPMNCSHPYGDFSYNSTCEFGCHEGFERRGAGVLRCLPSQEWSANIPTCTAITCPVLRAPDQGEMNCSHLHGDFTFGSTCAFSCQKGFVLMGPESRECTATGTWTGDAPHCEAIACPVLGAPDQGEMHCSHLRGNFTYGSMCAFSCQTGFALVGLQSRECTALGTWTGDTPHCEAITCPVLRAPDQGEMNCSHLHGDFAFGSTCAFSCQKGFVLMGPESRECTATGTWTGDAPRCEATACPVLGAPYQGELNCSHLHGDFAFGSTCAFSCQKGFVLMGPESRECTATGTWTGDAPHCEAVTCPVLRAPDQGEMNCSHLHGDFTFGSTCAFSCQKGFVLMGPESRECTATGTWTGDATRCEAISCPVPSAPDQGEMHCSHLHGNFTYGSMCAFSCQTGFALVGLQSRECTALGTWTGDTPHCEAVTCPVLRAPDQGEMNCSHLHGDFAFGSTCAFSCQTGFVLMGSDSRKCTATETWTGDAPRCEAIKCSALTTPKMGQAACFHLHGDFTFGSTCSFSCQVGFVLMGPESRECTALGTWTGNSTHCKAISCPVLSPPSRGQLSCSHVHGNFTYNSTCTFSCEEGFVRMGAEMLRCEATGNWTRDPPVCAVTWERRAPSPMQHMMPTCEVRAGETLAAPCSKLTWVAILLAGVLLGGDTPWD is encoded by the exons ATGGCCGCGGCATGGCGGCCCCCGGCACCCCCACGGTACGGTCCCGGCGCCGCGGCGGCAGACCGGACAGACGGCACGGCCAGCACAGCTCCGCGCGCTGCCCGCGCCGCTGTCCCTCGGGGAGGACACTgctcccggccccgcgcccTGCCGAACGGCCTCGGTGCCCGCAGGGAAAAAGCGGGCTTCCAGGTCTTGCAGAGCACCGGGAAGCCTTCGCGTGACAACGGTGTGACAGCcgcagaggcagcagaggagggcCGGCTGCGGCAGGAGCCGggcagcccagggagctgcgCCCTTGCCCTGAGAAGCCAG ggcactgctgagggacTGCGATCTGCTGGGAGGACATGGACTCTGGGCGCACCTGGCACCTACCTGGGCATCGCTGCCATCGCATGGG GCATGGTGCTGTGGGTGGAGGTGGGTGCCTGGACCTACCACTACAGTGACCAAGGGGACTACACGTGGGAGCAGGCCAGGAATTTTTGCCAGACCTTCTTTACTGACCTGGTGGCAATCCAGAACCAGCAGGAGATCGAGTACCTCAACAAGACCCTGCCCTACCACGGGCGCTACTACTGGATTGGCATCCGCAAGCTGGGCGGTATCTGGACGTGGGTGGGCACCCGGAAGGCGCTGTCCAAGGAGGCAGAGAACTGGGCAGCGGGGGAGCCCAACAACCGCCGCTCCAACCAGGACTGCGTGGAGATCTACATCCAGCGGCCGCAGCAGTCCGGCAGGTGGAACGACGAGCGCTGCGACCGGAAGAAAAAGGCGCTGTGCTACCAGG cctcctgccagcccctcccCTGCAGCCAGCGTGGTGAGTGCGTCGAGACCATTGGGAGCTACCGCTGCGAGTGCTATCCCGGCTTCCACGGCCCTGAGTGCACGGATG TTGTGCAGTGTGCCAAGCTGGAGCCCAAGGGAGTGCCCATGAACTGCAGCCATCCCTATGGGGACTTCAGCTACAACTCCACCTGTGAGTTCGGGTGCCACGAGGGGTTTGAGCGGCGAGGGGCGGGCGTGCTGCGGTGCCTGCCTTCCCAGGAGTGGTCAGCAAACATCCCCACCTGCACAG CCATCACCTGCCCGGTGCTCAGAGCACCAGACCAGGGAGAGATGAACTGCTCCCACCTCCATGGGGATTTCACCTTTGGCTCCACGTGTGCCTTCTCCTGCCAGAAGGGGTTTGTGCTGATGGGGCCGGAGAGCCGTGAGTGCACAGCCACGGGAACCTGGACAGGGGACGCCCCACACTGTGAAG CCATTGCCTGTCCAGTGCTCGGTGCTCCAGACCAGGGAGAGATGCACTGCTCCCACCTCCGTGGCAACTTCACCTATGGATCCATGTGTGCCTTCTCCTGCCAGACAGGCTTTGCCTTGGTGGGGCTGCAGAGCCGTGAGTGCACAGCCTTGGGGACCTGGACTGGGGACACACCACACTGTGAAG CCATCACCTGCCCAGTGCTCAGAGCACCAGACCAGGGAGAGATGAACTGCTCCCACCTCCACGGAGACTTCGCCTTTGGCTCCACGTGTGCCTTCTCCTGCCAGAAGGGGTTTGTGCTGATGGGGCCGGAGAGCCGTGAGTGCACAGCCACGGGGACCTGGACAGGGGACGCCCCACGCTGTGAAG CCACTGCCTGTCCAGTGCTCGGTGCTCCATACCAGGGAGAGCTGAACTGCTCCCACCTCCATGGGGACTTCGCCTTTGGCTCCACGTGTGCCTTCTCCTGCCAGAAGGGGTTTGTGCTGATGGGGCCGGAGAGCCGTGAGTGCACAGCCACGGGGACCTGGACAGGAGATGCCCCACACTGTGAAG CCGTTACCTGCCCAGTGCTCAGAGCACCAGACCAGGGAGAGATGAACTGCTCCCACCTCCATGGGGACTTCACCTTTGGCTCCACGTGTGCCTTCTCCTGCCAGAAGGGGTTTGTGCTGATGGGGCCAGAGAGCCGTGAGTGCACAGCCACGGGGACCTGGACAGGGGATGCAACAAGATGTGAAG CCATCAGCTGCCCAGTGCCCAGTGCTCCAGACCAGGGAGAGATGCACTGCTCCCACCTCCATGGCAACTTCACCTATGGATCCATGTGTGCCTTCTCCTGCCAGACAGGATTTGCCTTGGTGGGGCTACAGAGCCGTGAGTGCACAGCCTTGGGGACCTGGACTGGGGACACACCACACTGTGAAG ccgtTACCTGCCCAGTGCTCAGAGCTCCAGACCAGGGAGAGATGAACTGCTCCCACCTCCACGGAGACTTTGCCTTTGGCTCCACGTGTGCCTTCTCCTGCCAGACAGGGTTTGTGCTGATGGGGTCAGACAGTCGCAAGTGCACAGCCACAGAGACGTGGACAGGGGATGCCCCACGCTGTGAAG CCATCAAATGCTCAGCACTGACCACCCCCAAGATGGGCCAGGCTGCCTGCTTCCATCTCCATGGGGACTTCACCTTTGGCTCCACGTGTTCCTTCTCCTGCCAGGTGGGGTTTGTGCTGATGGGGCCAGAGAGCCGTGAGTGCACGGCTCTGGGGACCTGGACTGGGAACTCCACACATTGCAAAG CCATCAGCTGTCCAGTGTTGTCCCCCCCCAGCAGAGGCCAACTCAGCTGCTCTCATGTGCACGGGAACTTCACCTACAACTCCACGTGCACCTTTTCCTGCGAGGAGGGGTTTGTTCGGATGGGAGCAGAGATGCTCCGGTGTGAGGCCACAGGGAACTGGACCAGGGATCCCCCCGTCTGTGCAG TGACCTGGGAGCGCCGGGCACCTTCACCAATGCAGCATATGATGCCAACCTGTGAGGTGAGGGCGGGCGAGACCCTCGCAGCACCCTGTTCAAAACTCACCTGGGTGGCCATCCTCCTGGCTGGGGTGCTCCTAGGTGGGGACACCCCTTGGGACTGA